GGCACGACGATGGTGTCACCGGGGCGGAGGAAGACGTCCTGGCCGCCATCCGGGGAGAGCAGGTCGCTGTAGCGCACCTTGATCTTCCCGACGTCGCCATCGCTGCGGACCACGGTGATGCCGTCCGAGTTGGCAAAGTCCGTGAACCCGCCTGCCAGGGCAATGGCCTGGATCAGCGAGACGCGCCCGCGCAGCGGGTAGGCGCCAGGCCGGGCCACCTCGCCGGTGACGAAGACGCGGCTGCTGTTCACCTCACGCACGATGACCGTGACGCGCGGCTCCTGAACGTACGGCTGCAGGCGCCCCTTGATCTCCTCGGCCAGCTCGGTGGGCGTCTTGCCCGCGGCCAGCACATCGCCCGTCATGGGCATGGAGATGTAGCCATCCGGACGCACCGGCAGGGTGCGCGACAGATCCCCATCCCGCCACACCGCCACGTCCAGCACATCCTCACGGCCGATGCGGTACGGCTGCTCGCTGTTGTCCACCTTCATCGCCGGCTTGTGGGCGCACCCCGCCAGGAGCAGCACGCCCACCACCGCCCAGAAACTCGCCCGCGTCTTGCTCATTGTTGCCTCTCCTCCATCCACGTGTCCCTACTCGTCCCCACTCACTCGTCCCCCCCTCACTTGTGAGCGAGAAGAACGAAGTGCCATCGGCCCGTTTGCCGTAGCACTGGGCGTGCCACGAACCTCTGGAGGGGAAAACCATTGGATCGCGGTGGGTTGCGCGTTTCCCTGGGCAAAGCTGCCTCACAGTCCGGGAAAATTTTCTGGCAGGTGACTCCCGATCCTGCCGGACCTTTCCGCTGATCCGAACCCGGGTGGGCAAAAGATTTCCCTCACGGAGGCGAGCGCCCCCCCCTGGATCCACGCGTGGCTTCGGCACGCTGCTTGAAAAGGAGAAACACGCGCGGGTGATGAACCCAAGGATACGGAGAGGGATCTATGCGGAAGGCGGCGGCGGCGGTGGTGGGGGCGTTCATGACGGGTGGCGTGGCGATGGCGATGCTGAGCTCGATGCTTGGCCCGCTCTCGGAGGCCGCGGTGCTGGGGCTGGTGGGCGCGAGCCTCTACGCGGGCAGCGCGATCCTTCAGGGCAAGATGGAGGCGCCGGCGAGCGGCCTTGCCAAGGAAGCCTAGGCAAGGCCTCGGCACCCCGAAGGGCGACCGGAAGTTGTTACGGCTACAGGGGGCCGAAGTTTTCAGGGCCGTTCGCAGGGCAGGCGAGCAAGCACGCTCCGACCTTCGGCCATCTGCCTTCACCTTCGGTCAGCGCACTACCAGTTTCTCCTAGGGCTGGTTGCGTTGCCGGGGGGGTCACCTTTGCGGTCCACCAATCACTTTCAGCTCACCCTGGGCGCACAGCCGCTCGGGGATGGGCGCACCCGCTTTCGTGTCTGGGCAGCTCGGCGGAAGAGCGTCGATGTGGCCCTGCACGAGCCTGGCGGATTGCGCTACCTGCCTCTCGAGAAGACCGCAGATGGCTACTTCGAGGGCACTCACACAGCGTCCGTGGGAGCGCACTACAAGTACCGGCTGGACGGCGGAGAGACGTACCCGGATCCGTGCTCGCGTTTCCAACCCGAGGGGCCTCATGGGCCCTCGCGGATCGTGGACCCGAGCCGCTACGCATGGAAGGACCGGGAGTGGCGCGGCGTGCCCTCCATCAAGGGGCAAGTCCTCTACGAACTGCACCTGGGCACCTTCACCCCCGAAGGGACCTATGCCGCTGCGGCGGCGAAGCTGCCGCTGCTGAAAGAGCTGGGCGTCACGGTGGTGGAGCTGATGCCACTGCACACCTTTCCGGGCCGCTACAACTGGGGCTACGACGGGGTGACGCTCTTCGCGCCGTGTGCCGTGTACGGCGAGCCGGATGATCTGCGGCGGCTGGTGGAAGAAGCGCACCGGCTGGGGCTCGGCATCATCCTGGACGTCGTCTACAACCACCTCGGTCCGGACGGGAACTACCTGTCCCAGTATTCGCAGGGGTACTTCAACCCGAAGTATCCCAACGAGTGGGGCGACCCGACCAACTTCGATGACGGCGAGGCGGCGGGGCCCTCGCGCGACTTCTTCACCCAGAACGCCTGCCTCTGGGTCGCCGAGTACCACTTCGATGGGCTGCGGATCGACGCGACGCAGAGCCTCTACGACGCCTCGCCCACGCACATCGTGAAGGAGCTGGTGGACAAGACGCGCGCGGCCGTCGGCGATCGGAAGCTCCTCCTCATTGGCGAGAACGAACCGCAGGATGTGCGCATCGTCTCTCCCTCGGAGAAGGGCGGCTACGGTGCGGATGGGCTGTGGGTGGATGACTTCCACCACACGGCGCGAGTGGCCTCCGTGGGCCGCTCCGAGGCGTACCTGCAGGACTACTGCGGCAGTGCCCAGGAGCTGCTGTCCTGCGCGCTGCGCAACTCGCTGTACCAGGGCCAATACTACAGCTGGCAGAAGAAGCGCCGAGGCTCTCCGCTGCTGCGCACCGCTCCCGAGCACATCGTCTTCTACCTGCAGAACCACGATCAGCTCGCCAACACGCTCCGGGGCCAGCGGCTCCATGTGACGGCCGGGTACGCGAGGGCCCGCGCGCTGACGACGCTGCTGCTGCTGCTGCCGCAGACACCCATGCTCTTCATGGGACAGGAGTTCTTCGCGTCGTCGCCCTTCCACTACTTCGTGGATCACAAGCCGGAGCTCCAGAAGCTGGTCCAGAAGGGCCGCAACGAGTTCCTCTCCCAGTTCGAGAGCGCGCAGCAGGCCCTGGAGGTGGAGGGGCATGAGGTGCCCATTGGCGACGAGGCGTTCCAAGCCTCCAAGCTGAACTGGGACGAGCACACCCGGAACGCGGATGCGCTGCGGCTGCACCAGGAACTGCTGCGGCTTCGCAAAGAGGATCCGGTGTTCGCGGCGCAGGATCCGAGCCGGCTCGCGGGAGCGGTTCTCTGTTCGCATGCCCTGGTGCTGCGCTACTTCGGCACCGGGCAGGAAGGCGACCGCCTGCTCCTGCTCAACCTGGGCACGGGGTTGGACTTGGAGCCGTGCCCGGAGCCACTTCTCGCGCCGGAGCCGGGAAAAATCTGGCGGCTCCTACTGTCTTCTGAGCACGTCCGCTACGGCGGCATGGGCGCACCCGCACTCCCCGGAGAGGGGCGGCTGCGCATTCCTGGACAGACAGCACTCGTGTTGACGAGCACCGAGGAGAAGAAAGCGTGACCTCCGTCGCAGACCCCTCCCCCGCCCTGCCTCACCTGGGCTTCGACTGGGCCCATGGCCCGGAGTTCTCGGACACCATCGGCCGGGAGTGGCTGGTGACCAACGGCCGAGGTGGGTATGCCTCGGGCACCGTGGCCGGCTGCAACACGCGCCGCTACCACGGGCTGTTCGTCCCCACGCTGCCCAAGCGCGGACGCATGGTGCTGCTCGCCCGGCTGGTCGAGCAGGCCCAGGTGTCGGGCCACGTGTACTCGCTGAGCACGGAGGAGCACGCGGACAGCCAGGTGCTGCAGGACGGCGTCCGAGGGCTCCGGCGCTTCTACCTGGATGGGCTGATCCCCGTCTGGGAGTACGCGCTCGGCCCAGCGCTCCTGCGGCGCAAGCTGATGATGGTGCACGGGGAGAACACCGTCTTCGTGATGTGGGAACACATCTCGGGGCCAGAGGTCCATCTGCGGCTGCGGCCCTTCCCCGTGGCCCGGCTGCACGACCGGCCGATGCCCACCGAAACGCATGAGCCCATCGTCCGCCTCCAAGGCGATCGCGTGGAGATGCAGGCCACGCCGGACGCGCCGCCCATGCGCATGCGGCTGCGCGCCAGCTGCGCCATGCCCTTCGTGGCACTGGCCCAGAGCTCCGCGCCACTGCTCTACCGCACGGAGCGCTCGCGCGGGTACGACCACGCAGAGATCCAGCACAGCCCCGGCTACTTCGAGTGCAGCGTGGGCCCGGGCGAAGTCCTGGCGCTCGGCGTCACGACGGAGGACTGGTGGGTGCTGGACCGGGATTCCCGTCAGGCCTTCGAGCTGGAGCGCGAGCGCGAGCGGCGGCTGCTGAGCCGGGCGCCGGACGAGGCGCGGGGAGGCATCCCCGCGCGCATGGTGCTGGCCGCGGACCAGTTCATCATCGATCCGATGCGTCCCAAGGATGACGCGTGGGCGCGCTCGATCGGCCAGGACGCGCGCAGCGTGATCGCGGGCTACCACTGGTTCACGGACTGGGGCCGGGACACGATGATCTCGCTCGAGGGCCTCACGCTGTGCACGGGGCGCTACCGCGAGGCGGCGGCCATCCTGCGGACCTTCGAGCACTACGTGCGCGAGGGGCTCATCCCCAACTACTTCCCCGACGGTGAGAACGAGGGCGTGTACCACACGGCGGACGCAACCCTGTGGTTCTTCCACGCGGTGGATCGCTACCTGGAGACGACGCAAGACACGCAGCTGCTGAAGGACATCTATCCCTCGCTGGCCAGCATCATCGAGCACCACATACGGGGGACGAATTTCCACATCGGCGTGGATGAGCGGGACGGGCTGCTCAGCCAGGGCCAGGA
This region of Hyalangium minutum genomic DNA includes:
- a CDS encoding polysaccharide biosynthesis/export family protein — translated: MSKTRASFWAVVGVLLLAGCAHKPAMKVDNSEQPYRIGREDVLDVAVWRDGDLSRTLPVRPDGYISMPMTGDVLAAGKTPTELAEEIKGRLQPYVQEPRVTVIVREVNSSRVFVTGEVARPGAYPLRGRVSLIQAIALAGGFTDFANSDGITVVRSDGDVGKIKVRYSDLLSPDGGQDVFLRPGDTIVVP
- the treZ gene encoding malto-oligosyltrehalose trehalohydrolase, encoding MRSTNHFQLTLGAQPLGDGRTRFRVWAARRKSVDVALHEPGGLRYLPLEKTADGYFEGTHTASVGAHYKYRLDGGETYPDPCSRFQPEGPHGPSRIVDPSRYAWKDREWRGVPSIKGQVLYELHLGTFTPEGTYAAAAAKLPLLKELGVTVVELMPLHTFPGRYNWGYDGVTLFAPCAVYGEPDDLRRLVEEAHRLGLGIILDVVYNHLGPDGNYLSQYSQGYFNPKYPNEWGDPTNFDDGEAAGPSRDFFTQNACLWVAEYHFDGLRIDATQSLYDASPTHIVKELVDKTRAAVGDRKLLLIGENEPQDVRIVSPSEKGGYGADGLWVDDFHHTARVASVGRSEAYLQDYCGSAQELLSCALRNSLYQGQYYSWQKKRRGSPLLRTAPEHIVFYLQNHDQLANTLRGQRLHVTAGYARARALTTLLLLLPQTPMLFMGQEFFASSPFHYFVDHKPELQKLVQKGRNEFLSQFESAQQALEVEGHEVPIGDEAFQASKLNWDEHTRNADALRLHQELLRLRKEDPVFAAQDPSRLAGAVLCSHALVLRYFGTGQEGDRLLLLNLGTGLDLEPCPEPLLAPEPGKIWRLLLSSEHVRYGGMGAPALPGEGRLRIPGQTALVLTSTEEKKA
- a CDS encoding amylo-alpha-1,6-glucosidase, producing the protein MTSVADPSPALPHLGFDWAHGPEFSDTIGREWLVTNGRGGYASGTVAGCNTRRYHGLFVPTLPKRGRMVLLARLVEQAQVSGHVYSLSTEEHADSQVLQDGVRGLRRFYLDGLIPVWEYALGPALLRRKLMMVHGENTVFVMWEHISGPEVHLRLRPFPVARLHDRPMPTETHEPIVRLQGDRVEMQATPDAPPMRMRLRASCAMPFVALAQSSAPLLYRTERSRGYDHAEIQHSPGYFECSVGPGEVLALGVTTEDWWVLDRDSRQAFELERERERRLLSRAPDEARGGIPARMVLAADQFIIDPMRPKDDAWARSIGQDARSVIAGYHWFTDWGRDTMISLEGLTLCTGRYREAAAILRTFEHYVREGLIPNYFPDGENEGVYHTADATLWFFHAVDRYLETTQDTQLLKDIYPSLASIIEHHIRGTNFHIGVDERDGLLSQGQEGYQLTWMDAKVDGWVVTPRRGKAVEINALWFNALRLMAGWAEKLGKDANPYMGAAERAYGSFNKRFWNPETNCLFDVVDGEDGEDDPAIRPNQVFTISLRHPVLRRERWEAVLEVVRRDLLTPVGLRSLAPGHSDYKANYDGDLRARDAAYHQGTVWGWLIGHYIDATLKVNPDIKAARALLTGLEHHLEHAGVGQISEIFDATEPYRPRGCIAQAWSVAEALRVFLKTHVT